The following proteins are co-located in the bacterium genome:
- a CDS encoding bZIP transcription factor, which yields MVQLPHRRGGICAAVACAMFAAAPLQAQAPTAADFEVLKQQMQELMRQNAQQQKQIEHLQRQVETLQRAPTPAAVAAPASPSPGAVQAAAPAATPSEQQALDKALAEVQPPTNLENPAGLSAVSESQVPPLLSQRVGPADLRLIDISFDVLSAVGSSTASGQDLRDLQAGAHDPNRRGFTFQQGELSLAGAVDPYLLGEAHIVFTDSEVDLEEAFFVTTSLPWDLQVRGGYFLTDFGRINPVHPHAWTYQDQPVVITRMFGGEGLRSPGLELSWLAPLPWFSQLTVGMQNGDQGDLTVSFLDGEGGIGGRPAVVTGVHTLQDFVYLTRWANSWDISPEITGLIGLSGTYGANTTGPAASTFIYGTDLTFKWRPADNFRGWPFVTWQSEVLARDYTAAAYTAGSDPAFPNDLPSAILRDAGFYSQLTWGFRYQWAAALRGEYASGAGQSVMDGMLVSRQEDPFRGDRTRISPLLIFQPSEFSRFRLQYNYDYATFLPGNHNANSVWLGIEFLYGTHAAHKY from the coding sequence ATGGTCCAGTTGCCCCATCGGCGCGGCGGCATCTGCGCCGCCGTGGCGTGCGCGATGTTCGCGGCCGCGCCGCTGCAGGCGCAAGCCCCAACCGCGGCCGACTTCGAGGTGTTGAAACAACAGATGCAGGAGCTGATGCGACAGAACGCCCAGCAGCAGAAGCAGATCGAACACCTGCAGCGGCAGGTCGAGACATTGCAACGCGCGCCCACGCCGGCGGCCGTGGCGGCGCCGGCGTCGCCGAGCCCGGGAGCGGTGCAGGCGGCGGCGCCGGCGGCGACGCCGAGCGAGCAGCAGGCGCTCGACAAGGCGCTCGCCGAGGTGCAGCCGCCGACCAATCTCGAGAATCCGGCCGGCCTCAGTGCCGTCAGCGAGTCGCAGGTGCCGCCGCTGCTGTCGCAACGAGTCGGCCCGGCGGATCTGCGGCTGATCGACATCTCGTTCGACGTGCTCTCCGCCGTCGGCTCCTCCACCGCCAGCGGCCAGGACCTGCGCGATCTGCAGGCGGGCGCCCACGATCCCAACCGCCGCGGCTTCACCTTCCAGCAGGGCGAGCTGTCGCTCGCCGGCGCCGTCGATCCCTACCTGCTCGGCGAGGCGCACATCGTCTTCACCGACTCGGAGGTCGACCTCGAGGAGGCGTTCTTCGTCACCACGTCGCTGCCCTGGGACCTCCAGGTGCGCGGCGGATACTTCCTCACCGACTTCGGCCGCATCAATCCGGTCCACCCGCACGCCTGGACGTACCAGGACCAGCCGGTGGTCATCACCCGCATGTTCGGCGGCGAGGGGCTGCGCTCGCCCGGTCTCGAGCTGAGCTGGCTGGCGCCGCTGCCGTGGTTCTCGCAGCTCACCGTCGGCATGCAGAACGGCGACCAGGGCGACCTGACGGTGAGCTTCCTCGACGGCGAGGGCGGCATCGGCGGCCGGCCGGCGGTGGTCACCGGCGTCCACACGCTGCAGGACTTCGTCTACCTGACGCGCTGGGCGAACTCCTGGGACATCAGCCCCGAGATCACCGGCCTGATCGGCCTCTCCGGCACCTATGGCGCCAATACCACCGGTCCCGCCGCCTCGACCTTCATCTACGGCACTGACCTCACCTTCAAGTGGCGTCCCGCCGACAATTTCCGCGGCTGGCCATTCGTCACCTGGCAGAGCGAGGTGCTGGCGCGCGACTACACCGCGGCGGCGTACACGGCGGGCAGCGACCCGGCGTTTCCCAACGACCTGCCGAGCGCCATCCTGCGCGACGCCGGCTTCTACTCCCAGCTCACCTGGGGCTTCCGCTACCAGTGGGCGGCGGCGCTGCGCGGCGAGTACGCCTCCGGCGCCGGCCAGAGCGTGATGGACGGGATGCTGGTCAGTCGCCAGGAGGATCCGTTCCGCGGCGACCGCACGCGCATCTCGCCGCTGCTCATCTTCCAACCGTCGGAGTTCTCCCGCTTCCGGCTGCAGTACAACTACGACTACGCGACCTTCCTCCCCGGCAATCACAACGCCAACAGCGTGTGGCTCGGCATCGAGTTCCTCTACGGCACGCATGCGGCCCACAAGTACTGA
- a CDS encoding TetR/AcrR family transcriptional regulator: protein MPAELSERTRERILDGAMAAIARHGLSKLGMSDVSASAGVSRGTLYRYFPSREELLQSLAAFETARFQERVTAALRAAPADASRLEVALQLVTRYVGEHPAIRRVIETEPAFVLEYLRLQFPALRAITGSFLAPLLAQTDPVRRGAVTTEQLVDWMTRMMISAVLLPDSDPDRMAHGLTAVYRLLAGAAAPLTRRGTGKDRP, encoded by the coding sequence ATGCCAGCGGAGCTCAGCGAGCGCACCCGGGAGCGCATTCTCGACGGCGCCATGGCGGCGATCGCGCGCCACGGGCTCTCGAAGCTCGGGATGAGCGACGTGAGCGCCAGCGCCGGCGTCTCGCGCGGCACGCTCTACCGCTACTTCCCCAGCCGCGAGGAGCTGTTGCAGAGCCTGGCGGCCTTCGAAACCGCGCGCTTCCAGGAGCGGGTCACGGCGGCGCTGCGCGCCGCGCCCGCCGATGCCTCGCGGCTCGAGGTCGCGCTCCAACTGGTCACCCGCTACGTCGGCGAGCACCCGGCGATCCGGCGCGTCATCGAGACCGAGCCGGCATTCGTGCTCGAGTACCTGCGGCTCCAGTTCCCGGCCCTGCGCGCGATCACCGGGTCGTTCCTGGCGCCGCTGTTGGCGCAGACCGACCCGGTGCGTCGGGGGGCGGTGACCACCGAGCAGTTGGTCGATTGGATGACGCGGATGATGATCTCCGCGGTGCTGCTTCCCGATTCCGACCCCGATCGCATGGCGCACGGCCTGACGGCGGTCTACCGCCTGCTCGCCGGCGCCGCGGCGCCCCTGACACGGCGCGGCACAGGAAAGGACCGTCCATGA
- a CDS encoding long-chain-acyl-CoA synthetase yields the protein MYLLSRLLTLVEDLREIPHYKRIGDALKRAAADGFRTCGYLMREQAERIPDRPLLRFEEEEVSFGAYNAGVNRYAHLLAGAGVRRGDAVAIMMENSPDFLMAEGAMAKLGSIGALINTNLRGAALAHVLATSTAPVVLADAACAPAVAELAPIEGRTVFGDGAAGVSGFRRLREELAAAPTAEPNIPDVTVSDVMLYIYTSGTTGHPKPTIIRHSRFTMGGQSLRIVLDLRDGDCSYAPTPLYHGYSNFVGFAPAFHAGTTFASRRKFSASAFLEDVRRHGATHFMYVGELCRYLLRQPPTAHDRDHRLRIATGPGLRPDIWQAFVDRFGIARVIETYGQTEANLSLMNRRGRVGSVGRAAPFTHGQLKLVRFDHDAQRPRRGADGFLVECGPGEVGELISLVAQHTTMSFDGYVDKADNEAKLLRDCFTTGDCYLRTGDLLRRDRASYYYFVDRIGDTFRWKGENVATAEVAELLNAAPGVSETAVYGVRVPGTDGRAGMALVVLQPGATFDPAAYHAFATRVLPPYARPLFVRVGEAMDVTGTLKHTKTRLQSEGYDPARIHDPLWFRDDAAKTYVPLDAPLKARIDSGAVPL from the coding sequence ATGTACCTCCTGTCGCGACTGCTGACGCTGGTCGAGGACCTGCGCGAGATCCCGCACTACAAGCGCATCGGCGACGCCCTGAAGCGGGCGGCGGCCGACGGCTTCCGCACCTGCGGCTACCTGATGCGCGAGCAGGCGGAACGCATCCCGGACCGCCCGCTGCTGCGCTTCGAGGAAGAGGAGGTCAGCTTCGGCGCCTACAACGCGGGGGTGAACCGCTACGCGCACCTGCTCGCCGGCGCCGGCGTGCGGCGCGGCGACGCGGTGGCGATCATGATGGAGAACTCGCCCGACTTCCTGATGGCGGAAGGGGCGATGGCGAAGCTCGGCAGCATCGGCGCGCTGATCAACACCAACCTGCGCGGCGCGGCGCTGGCGCATGTCCTGGCCACGTCGACGGCGCCGGTCGTGCTCGCCGACGCGGCGTGCGCCCCGGCGGTCGCCGAGCTGGCGCCGATCGAGGGCCGCACCGTGTTCGGCGACGGCGCCGCGGGCGTGTCCGGGTTCCGCCGGCTGCGCGAGGAGCTGGCGGCGGCGCCGACCGCCGAGCCGAACATTCCCGACGTCACCGTGTCGGACGTGATGCTGTACATCTACACCTCCGGCACCACCGGTCATCCCAAGCCGACCATCATCCGCCACTCGCGCTTCACCATGGGCGGCCAGTCGCTGCGCATCGTCCTCGATCTGCGCGACGGCGACTGCTCGTACGCGCCGACGCCGCTCTACCACGGCTACTCCAACTTCGTCGGCTTCGCGCCCGCCTTCCACGCCGGCACGACCTTCGCCTCGCGCCGCAAGTTCTCCGCCAGCGCGTTCCTCGAGGACGTGCGGCGCCACGGCGCCACCCACTTCATGTACGTGGGCGAGCTGTGCCGCTACCTGCTGCGCCAGCCGCCGACCGCGCACGACCGCGATCACCGGCTGCGCATCGCCACCGGCCCGGGGCTGCGCCCGGACATCTGGCAGGCGTTCGTCGATCGCTTCGGCATCGCGCGGGTGATCGAGACCTATGGCCAGACCGAGGCGAACCTCAGCCTGATGAACCGCCGCGGCCGCGTCGGGTCGGTCGGGCGCGCGGCGCCGTTCACGCACGGCCAGCTCAAGCTGGTGCGGTTCGACCACGACGCGCAGCGGCCGCGCCGCGGCGCCGACGGCTTCCTCGTCGAGTGCGGGCCCGGCGAGGTCGGCGAGCTGATCAGCCTGGTGGCGCAACACACGACGATGAGCTTCGATGGCTACGTCGACAAGGCGGACAACGAGGCGAAGCTGCTGCGCGACTGCTTCACGACCGGCGACTGCTATCTGCGCACCGGCGATCTGCTGCGCCGCGACCGCGCCTCGTACTACTACTTCGTCGACCGCATCGGCGACACCTTCCGCTGGAAGGGCGAGAACGTCGCCACGGCGGAAGTGGCCGAGCTGCTCAACGCCGCGCCGGGCGTCAGCGAGACGGCCGTCTACGGCGTCCGCGTCCCCGGCACCGACGGCCGTGCCGGCATGGCGCTGGTCGTCCTGCAGCCCGGCGCGACGTTCGACCCCGCCGCCTACCACGCCTTCGCGACGCGCGTGCTCCCGCCCTATGCGCGTCCGCTCTTCGTGCGCGTCGGCGAGGCGATGGACGTCACCGGCACCCTGAAGCACACGAAGACGCGTCTGCAGTCGGAGGGGTACGACCCGGCGCGGATCCACGATCCGCTGTGGTTTCGCGACGACGCCGCGAAGACCTACGTGCCGCTGGACGCCCCGTTGAAGGCTCGCATCGACAGCGGCGCCGTTCCGCTGTGA
- a CDS encoding metal ABC transporter permease produces MIAEFLASWPLFHTAYLAGWLIGVLLSIVGVVVVARNQIFIGAAVAQASTLGIALGMWAGTALGVETLSGDHAHGVLSLIGIAFAVAAAAFTARGGAGGVREAATGWVFLAAASLSIVVLSHSPHGLEEINHLVSSSIIGARQADVWLFGALVLVSGVAVALLRDRLILFAIDPEMAAAVGMRTAVWNTALAIWLGLVVGGAMRAAGLLYTFGSLVLPALAATALCRQTRPLFVVAPALALASGVVGFVLANHTDDPPGQMAVVVQAGLVAAAWAWRRW; encoded by the coding sequence GTGATCGCGGAGTTCCTCGCCTCGTGGCCCCTCTTCCACACCGCCTACCTGGCCGGGTGGCTGATCGGCGTGCTGCTGTCGATCGTCGGCGTGGTGGTGGTGGCGCGGAACCAGATCTTCATCGGCGCCGCGGTGGCGCAGGCCTCGACGCTCGGCATCGCCCTCGGCATGTGGGCCGGCACGGCGCTGGGGGTGGAGACGCTGAGCGGCGATCACGCGCACGGCGTGCTGTCGCTGATCGGCATCGCCTTCGCCGTCGCGGCCGCGGCGTTCACCGCCCGCGGCGGCGCGGGCGGCGTGCGCGAAGCGGCGACCGGCTGGGTCTTCCTCGCCGCCGCCAGCCTGTCGATCGTCGTCCTCTCGCACAGCCCGCACGGGCTCGAGGAGATCAACCACCTGGTGTCGTCGAGCATCATCGGCGCGCGCCAGGCGGACGTCTGGCTGTTCGGCGCGCTGGTGCTGGTGAGCGGGGTCGCGGTCGCGCTGCTCCGCGACCGTCTGATCCTCTTCGCCATCGACCCGGAGATGGCGGCGGCGGTGGGGATGCGCACCGCGGTCTGGAACACGGCGCTGGCGATCTGGCTGGGACTGGTGGTCGGCGGCGCCATGCGCGCCGCCGGCCTGCTCTACACCTTCGGCAGCCTGGTCCTGCCGGCGCTCGCGGCCACGGCGCTCTGCCGGCAGACGCGGCCGCTGTTCGTCGTCGCGCCGGCGCTGGCGCTGGCCAGCGGCGTCGTCGGCTTCGTGCTCGCCAACCACACCGACGACCCGCCGGGGCAGATGGCCGTGGTGGTGCAGGCCGGCCTGGTCGCCGCCGCCTGGGCCTGGCGGCGCTGGTAG
- a CDS encoding cytochrome P450, with the protein MSDTPMATTNKLFGGSMMSPIVDPYPVYKRLRDDHPALPVNTMMGVIHMITRYDHVLTVLKDGKTYSSRANARGIGIVMGRTILEMEGREHVRFRNIIAPFFGPRAMKAETGELVSGVVHRLIDDFAGTGAAELVQQFTFTFPMEVMANIIGVPVDDYHAFHRMALDLISVGDDPARGFQAAQDLVTYLTPLMAQRKAEPRGDLLSKLVHAEVEGSRLSDEEVLSFLRLLLPAGAETTYRLTGSCLYALLRHPEVYEEVRADRSAIDLLIQETLRWESPVQFVSREATEDLEFEGQAVPAGALLSVTVGSANRDERHFPDPDRFDLHRKNDDHLAFGFGAHFCAGSHLALLEARTALNALLDRLPNLRLEADCDCNVVGLAFRSPNRLPVRFDARH; encoded by the coding sequence ATGAGCGACACGCCGATGGCGACCACGAACAAACTGTTCGGTGGCAGCATGATGAGCCCGATCGTCGACCCGTACCCGGTCTACAAGCGATTGCGCGACGACCACCCGGCGCTGCCGGTCAACACGATGATGGGCGTGATCCACATGATCACCCGCTACGACCACGTGCTGACGGTGCTGAAGGACGGCAAGACCTACTCCTCGCGCGCCAACGCCCGCGGCATCGGCATCGTCATGGGCCGCACCATCCTCGAGATGGAGGGCAGGGAGCACGTGCGCTTCCGCAACATCATCGCCCCGTTCTTCGGCCCGCGGGCGATGAAGGCGGAGACCGGCGAGCTGGTGAGCGGCGTCGTGCACCGCCTGATCGACGACTTCGCCGGCACCGGCGCGGCCGAGCTGGTGCAGCAGTTCACCTTCACCTTCCCGATGGAGGTGATGGCGAACATCATCGGCGTGCCGGTGGACGACTACCATGCGTTCCACCGCATGGCGCTCGACCTGATCAGCGTCGGCGACGACCCGGCGCGCGGCTTCCAGGCGGCGCAGGATCTCGTCACCTACCTGACGCCGCTGATGGCGCAGCGCAAGGCGGAGCCGCGCGGCGACCTGCTGAGCAAGCTGGTGCACGCCGAGGTCGAGGGCAGCCGCCTCAGCGACGAAGAGGTGCTGAGCTTCCTGCGCCTGCTCCTGCCCGCCGGGGCCGAGACCACCTACCGGCTGACCGGGAGTTGCCTCTACGCGCTGCTGCGCCATCCCGAGGTCTACGAGGAGGTGCGCGCCGACCGCAGCGCCATCGACCTGCTCATCCAGGAGACGCTGCGCTGGGAGTCGCCGGTGCAGTTCGTGTCGCGCGAGGCCACCGAGGACCTAGAATTCGAGGGGCAGGCCGTGCCGGCGGGGGCGCTGCTGTCGGTCACCGTCGGCTCCGCCAACCGCGACGAGCGCCACTTCCCCGATCCCGATCGCTTCGACCTGCACCGCAAGAACGACGACCACCTCGCGTTCGGCTTCGGCGCCCATTTCTGCGCCGGCTCGCACCTGGCCCTGCTCGAGGCGCGCACGGCGCTGAACGCGTTGCTCGACCGCCTGCCCAACTTGCGCCTCGAGGCCGATTGCGACTGCAATGTCGTCGGGCTGGCCTTCCGCTCGCCGAATCGGCTACCGGTGCGCTTCGACGCCAGGCACTGA
- a CDS encoding SDR family oxidoreductase, producing the protein MLLTDKRAIVTGGASGIGAATVRAYAREGARVVALDVDADNGARVCAEAGATFLACDIADRAAVFASVDRAVAELGGLDIMANVAGVERRTPAEEIADAEWDLIFSVNVKGTLYTNQAAFPHLKARGGRIINFGSGAGIRGQAGSAHYSASKGAVMAWTRTVAQEWAKYRITVNSVVPAIWTPMYDAWRSRMSDQERMIHDMAMQHVVPLGGRLGDPDGDMAPVMVFLASDASHFMTGQCFAVDGGMIMLG; encoded by the coding sequence ATGCTGCTCACCGACAAGCGGGCCATCGTCACCGGAGGGGCCAGCGGCATCGGCGCCGCCACGGTGCGCGCCTATGCGCGCGAGGGGGCGCGGGTGGTGGCGCTCGACGTCGACGCCGACAACGGCGCCCGCGTCTGCGCCGAGGCGGGCGCGACCTTCCTCGCGTGCGACATCGCCGACCGCGCCGCGGTGTTCGCCAGCGTCGACCGCGCCGTCGCCGAGCTCGGCGGCCTCGACATCATGGCCAACGTCGCCGGCGTCGAGCGGCGCACGCCGGCGGAGGAGATCGCCGACGCCGAGTGGGACCTGATCTTCTCGGTGAACGTGAAGGGGACGCTCTACACCAACCAGGCGGCGTTCCCGCACCTGAAGGCGCGCGGCGGCCGCATCATCAACTTCGGCTCCGGCGCCGGTATCCGCGGCCAGGCCGGATCGGCGCACTACTCGGCCTCGAAGGGCGCGGTGATGGCGTGGACCCGCACCGTCGCCCAGGAGTGGGCGAAGTACCGCATCACCGTCAACTCGGTGGTGCCGGCGATCTGGACGCCGATGTACGACGCCTGGCGGTCGCGCATGAGCGATCAGGAACGCATGATCCACGACATGGCGATGCAGCACGTGGTGCCGCTCGGCGGCAGGCTCGGCGACCCCGACGGCGACATGGCGCCGGTCATGGTGTTCCTGGCCAGCGACGCATCGCACTTCATGACCGGACAGTGCTTCGCCGTCGACGGCGGCATGATCATGCTCGGGTGA
- a CDS encoding ABC transporter ATP-binding protein, whose protein sequence is MVGDPPSTRGVAPLLRAEGLTLRYRQQPVLDDVTLSVGAGEFWFLLGPNGEGKTTFLRALLGELAPAGGRLVLDEAVRDRAAVGFVPQRCTPNPILPTTVREFVELGLVGVCVDAAQRQARVQWSLAHAGLAGLERRSYWALSGGQRQRALVARALVRRPCLLILDEPTNHLDFLIEQSILDVLAALNREEGTTILFVTHALHLAARYGTHAALFHGGRVESGPAAELLRRERLTRAYGVVPAGPEPTA, encoded by the coding sequence GTGGTAGGCGATCCGCCGTCGACCCGCGGCGTCGCGCCGCTGCTGCGCGCCGAGGGGCTGACGCTCCGCTACCGGCAGCAGCCGGTGCTCGACGACGTGACGCTCAGCGTCGGCGCGGGCGAATTCTGGTTCCTTCTCGGCCCCAACGGCGAGGGGAAGACGACGTTTCTGCGGGCGCTGCTCGGCGAGCTGGCGCCGGCCGGCGGCCGTCTGGTGCTCGACGAGGCGGTGCGTGATCGCGCCGCGGTGGGCTTCGTGCCGCAGCGGTGCACGCCGAATCCGATCCTGCCGACGACCGTGCGCGAATTCGTCGAGCTCGGGCTGGTCGGCGTGTGTGTCGATGCGGCGCAACGCCAGGCGCGCGTGCAGTGGTCGCTGGCCCATGCCGGCCTCGCCGGCCTCGAACGCCGCAGCTATTGGGCGCTGTCGGGCGGCCAGCGCCAGCGCGCGCTGGTGGCGCGGGCGCTGGTGCGGCGGCCGTGCCTGTTGATCCTCGACGAGCCGACGAACCATCTCGATTTCCTCATCGAGCAGTCCATCCTGGACGTGCTGGCCGCGCTCAACCGCGAGGAGGGAACCACCATCCTCTTCGTCACCCATGCGCTGCACCTGGCGGCGCGCTATGGCACGCACGCGGCGCTCTTCCACGGCGGTCGGGTCGAATCCGGGCCCGCGGCCGAGCTGCTGCGCCGCGAGCGCCTCACGCGCGCCTACGGGGTGGTGCCGGCGGGGCCGGAGCCGACGGCGTGA
- a CDS encoding alpha/beta hydrolase has product MPLDPQARAFLDQLAAMGGQPLSSMGVAEARQAMELLSQMRGAEVAIASAVDRTIPGPAGTIPVRFYTPNGTPPFPLLVYFHGGGWVLGSLDTHDEICRSLANGAGCVVVSVDYRLAPEHRYPAAAEDCHAATQWCAAHAAELGADASRIAVGGDSAGGNLAAVVAQMARDRGGPRLVFQLLIYPATDAACDTVSQRENAEGYLLTARDMTWFWGHYLGEGTPRASEPYASPLRAATLANLPPALVITAELDPLRDEGEAYAAALERAGVAAKVTRYDGMIHGFFGMGAMIDKAKTAVQEAAGTLRIAFRR; this is encoded by the coding sequence ATGCCGCTCGATCCGCAGGCCCGGGCCTTTCTCGATCAACTCGCGGCGATGGGCGGGCAGCCGCTGTCGTCGATGGGCGTCGCCGAGGCCCGCCAGGCGATGGAGCTCTTGTCGCAGATGCGCGGCGCCGAGGTCGCGATCGCGTCGGCGGTCGATCGGACGATTCCCGGACCGGCGGGGACGATCCCCGTGCGCTTCTATACGCCGAACGGCACGCCGCCGTTTCCCCTGCTCGTCTACTTCCATGGCGGCGGCTGGGTGCTCGGCAGTCTGGATACGCACGACGAGATCTGCCGCTCGCTCGCCAACGGCGCCGGCTGCGTCGTGGTCTCCGTCGACTACCGGCTGGCGCCTGAGCACCGCTATCCGGCGGCGGCCGAGGATTGCCATGCCGCCACCCAGTGGTGCGCGGCGCACGCCGCCGAGCTCGGCGCCGACGCGTCGCGCATCGCGGTCGGCGGCGACAGCGCCGGCGGCAACCTCGCGGCGGTCGTCGCGCAGATGGCGCGCGATCGCGGCGGGCCCCGCCTGGTGTTCCAGCTCCTGATCTATCCCGCCACCGACGCCGCCTGCGACACGGTCTCGCAGCGCGAGAACGCCGAGGGCTACCTGCTGACGGCGCGGGACATGACCTGGTTCTGGGGCCACTATCTCGGCGAGGGCACGCCGCGGGCCAGCGAGCCCTACGCCTCGCCGCTGCGCGCTGCCACCCTCGCCAACCTGCCGCCGGCGCTGGTCATCACCGCCGAGCTCGATCCGCTGCGCGACGAGGGGGAGGCCTACGCCGCCGCACTCGAACGCGCCGGCGTCGCCGCCAAGGTGACCCGCTACGACGGCATGATCCACGGCTTCTTCGGCATGGGGGCGATGATCGACAAGGCCAAGACCGCGGTGCAGGAAGCCGCGGGCACGTTGCGGATCGCGTTTCGACGCTAG
- a CDS encoding zinc ABC transporter substrate-binding protein, whose translation MKRTMFPGIVGLLLAALPTAAAEPLKVVATVPELGALVRAVGGDQVAVTVLAKPTEDPHFVEAKPSSVKALSEADLYVQVGLQLEIGYAPVLLTGARNPDVLPGQKGHVDASTVVTPLEVPVGTIDRSMGDVHPVGSPHYLLDPLNGLKVAALLRDALSALRPAEAATFAANYDAFRQQLDVDLVGPALARRYDAEKLATLFEYGKLLPFLEQQGQAAELGGWLGALAPSRGAKAVDDHPMWTYFARRFGLDIVGHLEPKPGVAPTTKHLQEIVELIRADRVPLVLAAAYYDPRHADFVAAQTGARVVRMANQAGARPGTDDYLAMVSYNVEQVVAALRAASPGAPG comes from the coding sequence ATGAAGCGCACGATGTTCCCTGGAATCGTCGGCCTGTTGCTGGCGGCGCTGCCGACGGCGGCGGCGGAGCCGCTCAAGGTGGTCGCCACCGTGCCCGAGCTGGGGGCGCTGGTGCGCGCCGTCGGCGGCGATCAGGTTGCCGTCACCGTGCTCGCCAAGCCCACCGAGGATCCGCACTTCGTCGAAGCCAAGCCGAGCTCGGTGAAGGCGCTGAGCGAGGCCGACCTGTACGTGCAGGTCGGTCTGCAGCTCGAGATCGGCTACGCGCCGGTGCTGCTGACCGGGGCGCGCAATCCCGACGTCCTCCCCGGACAGAAGGGCCACGTCGACGCCTCGACCGTGGTCACCCCGCTCGAGGTGCCGGTGGGCACGATCGACCGCTCCATGGGCGACGTGCACCCCGTCGGCAGCCCGCACTACCTGCTGGACCCGCTCAACGGCCTCAAGGTGGCGGCGCTGCTGCGCGATGCGCTGAGCGCGCTCCGGCCCGCCGAGGCGGCCACCTTCGCCGCCAACTACGACGCCTTCCGCCAGCAGTTGGACGTCGATCTGGTCGGCCCGGCGCTGGCCAGGCGCTACGACGCGGAGAAGCTGGCGACGCTGTTCGAGTACGGCAAGTTGCTCCCGTTTCTCGAGCAGCAGGGGCAGGCGGCGGAGCTGGGCGGCTGGCTCGGCGCCCTGGCTCCCTCCCGCGGCGCCAAGGCGGTGGACGATCACCCGATGTGGACCTATTTCGCCCGCCGCTTCGGCCTCGACATCGTCGGCCACCTCGAGCCGAAGCCGGGCGTCGCGCCGACCACCAAGCACCTGCAGGAGATCGTCGAGCTGATCCGGGCGGATCGCGTGCCGCTGGTGCTGGCCGCCGCCTACTACGATCCGCGCCACGCCGACTTCGTCGCCGCGCAGACCGGGGCGCGGGTGGTGCGGATGGCGAATCAGGCCGGGGCGCGTCCGGGAACGGACGACTATCTGGCGATGGTGAGCTACAACGTCGAGCAGGTGGTGGCGGCGCTGCGGGCGGCGAGTCCGGGCGCTCCCGGATGA